The Podarcis raffonei isolate rPodRaf1 chromosome 2, rPodRaf1.pri, whole genome shotgun sequence genome window below encodes:
- the LGALS3BP gene encoding galectin-3-binding protein isoform X2, translated as MHFQIASIFQGWLHRTTSGLLILCLLCSGLDEDLYDGAVRLAQGNSLTEGRVEIYYNGEWGTVCDDGWDIMDAHVVCRSLGFINAVEAKQGAAYGEGLGPILLDDVDCNGTEKSLVQCRSQGWLSHNCGHGEDAGVVCDKKTEFFLDHSGGFPEDLGKLYDSQQDCDVNITVLIADNNTEVLSLCAHRLILRTNSEASLLLQGSTLKVDEECLPNVNSFLRYFYSRQIRVTLHSVKCFHKLALAYVVPSLQAYCIQVFPNLFPLDPTFHVHLKLYNYSLTSGDAQLQDLTMQHLAWNCEALTRTEAWLALTPEMMEALLSRTDVVIQNEWSLLKALDQWAHTNKIKEGHVEKIRFPMLLPEQLLELQFNLTFYETYKNIFQRKIMEALEFHTVPLRFLEQYKLHDLTSDSHIPRFYTEPTWSMHLSYDFWLQQYFLGSQVTQQLETNKHPSFLFKMQKITWAFNYHSPEQSHQNGTCSSSDITPVSYLALEGSSDDTIHYNNKALLLCQSSYIAGIVSFQNGTAVVPNATFFPCPTRYSGFIVVVRPSYKLNT; from the exons GTTGGCTGCACAGGACTACATCTGGACTGCTAATTCTCTGTCTGCTATGCTCTGGCTTAGATGA AGATCTATATGATGGAGCAGTCCGGCTGGCTCAGGGAAACTCTCTCACTGAGGGCCGTGTGGAGATCTACTATAATGGCGAGTGGGGGACAGTATGTGACGATGGCTGGGATATTATGGATGCACACGTGGTCTGCCGTTCCCTGGGCTTCATAAATGCAGTAGAAGCAAAGCAAGGGGCAGCATATGGGGAAG GACTCGGTCCCATTCTTCTAGATGATGTCGATTGTAATGGGACAGAGAAGTCTCTTGTACAATGTAGATCTCAAGGCTGGTTGTCACACAACTGCGGACATGGGGAGGATGCAGGAGTGGTGTGTGACAAGA AAACTGAGTTTTTCCTGGACCATTCTGGAGGTTTTCCTGAGGACCTTGGTAAACTGTATGACAGCCAGCAGGACTGTGACGTCAACATCACTGTGCTGATAGCAGATAACAACACTGAAGTCCTGAGTCTGTGTGCACATAGACTGATTCTTCGTACAAACAGTGAGGCCAGCCTTCTTCTCCAAGGAAGCACACTGAAGGTAGATGAAGAGTGCCTGCCCAATGTGAACAGCTTCCTCAG GTACTTCTACTCGAGGCAGATCAGAGTGACACTGCATTCAGTAAAGTGCTTCCACAAGCTGGCTTTGGCCTACGTAGTTCCAAGCCTGCAAGCGTACTGCATCCAGGTCTTCCCCAACTTATTTCCATTGGACCCCACTTTTCATGTTCACCTGAAGCTGTACAACTACAGCCTGACCAGTGGAGATGCCCAGCTGCAGGATCTCACCATGCAGCACCTAGCCTGGAACTGTGAGGCCTTGACTCGCACTGAGGCCTGGTTGGCCCTGACGCCAGAGATGATGGAGGCCCTGCTGTCCCGTACAGATGTTGTGATTCAGAATGAATGGTCCCTGCTGAAAGCTCTGGACCAATGGGCTCATACCAATAAAATAAAGGAAGGCCACGTGGAAAAGATCCGCTTTCCTATGCTTTTGCCAGAGCAGCTGCTGGAGCTCCAGTTCAACCTGACCTTTTATGAGACTTATAAGAATATTTTCCAGAGGAAGATTATGGAGGCTCTTGAATTCCACACAGTGCCACTCAGATTCCTAGAGCAGTACAAGCTCCATGACCTCACAAGTGATTCACACATCCCTCGTTTTTACACTGAGCCCACTTGGAGCATGCACCTAAGCTATGACTTCTGGTTGCAGCAGTATTTTCTTGGATCCCAAGTCACCCAGCAACTTGAAACAAACAAGCACCCTAGCTTTCTTTTCAAGATGCAGAAGATAACCTGGGCCTTCAACTACCACAGCCCTGAACAAAGCCACCAAAATGGTACATGCTCTTCCTCAGACATTACCCCTGTTAGCTATCTTGCACTGGAAGGTTCTTCTGATGACACCATCCATTACAATAACAAAGCACTCTTGCTCTGCCAAAGTTCCTATATCGCAGGTATTGTCAGTTTTCAAAATGGTACGGCCGTGGTTCCCAATGCCACCTTCTTCCCATGCCCAACTCGCTACTCAGGTTTTATTGTTGTGGTGCGTCCTAGTTACAAGCTGAACACATAA
- the LGALS3BP gene encoding galectin-3-binding protein isoform X1 has product MHFQIASIFQGWLHRTTSGLLILCLLCSGLDDSLHLYDGAVRLAQGNSLTEGRVEIYYNGEWGTVCDDGWDIMDAHVVCRSLGFINAVEAKQGAAYGEGLGPILLDDVDCNGTEKSLVQCRSQGWLSHNCGHGEDAGVVCDKKTEFFLDHSGGFPEDLGKLYDSQQDCDVNITVLIADNNTEVLSLCAHRLILRTNSEASLLLQGSTLKVDEECLPNVNSFLRYFYSRQIRVTLHSVKCFHKLALAYVVPSLQAYCIQVFPNLFPLDPTFHVHLKLYNYSLTSGDAQLQDLTMQHLAWNCEALTRTEAWLALTPEMMEALLSRTDVVIQNEWSLLKALDQWAHTNKIKEGHVEKIRFPMLLPEQLLELQFNLTFYETYKNIFQRKIMEALEFHTVPLRFLEQYKLHDLTSDSHIPRFYTEPTWSMHLSYDFWLQQYFLGSQVTQQLETNKHPSFLFKMQKITWAFNYHSPEQSHQNGTCSSSDITPVSYLALEGSSDDTIHYNNKALLLCQSSYIAGIVSFQNGTAVVPNATFFPCPTRYSGFIVVVRPSYKLNT; this is encoded by the exons GTTGGCTGCACAGGACTACATCTGGACTGCTAATTCTCTGTCTGCTATGCTCTGGCTTAGATGACTCACTCC ATCTATATGATGGAGCAGTCCGGCTGGCTCAGGGAAACTCTCTCACTGAGGGCCGTGTGGAGATCTACTATAATGGCGAGTGGGGGACAGTATGTGACGATGGCTGGGATATTATGGATGCACACGTGGTCTGCCGTTCCCTGGGCTTCATAAATGCAGTAGAAGCAAAGCAAGGGGCAGCATATGGGGAAG GACTCGGTCCCATTCTTCTAGATGATGTCGATTGTAATGGGACAGAGAAGTCTCTTGTACAATGTAGATCTCAAGGCTGGTTGTCACACAACTGCGGACATGGGGAGGATGCAGGAGTGGTGTGTGACAAGA AAACTGAGTTTTTCCTGGACCATTCTGGAGGTTTTCCTGAGGACCTTGGTAAACTGTATGACAGCCAGCAGGACTGTGACGTCAACATCACTGTGCTGATAGCAGATAACAACACTGAAGTCCTGAGTCTGTGTGCACATAGACTGATTCTTCGTACAAACAGTGAGGCCAGCCTTCTTCTCCAAGGAAGCACACTGAAGGTAGATGAAGAGTGCCTGCCCAATGTGAACAGCTTCCTCAG GTACTTCTACTCGAGGCAGATCAGAGTGACACTGCATTCAGTAAAGTGCTTCCACAAGCTGGCTTTGGCCTACGTAGTTCCAAGCCTGCAAGCGTACTGCATCCAGGTCTTCCCCAACTTATTTCCATTGGACCCCACTTTTCATGTTCACCTGAAGCTGTACAACTACAGCCTGACCAGTGGAGATGCCCAGCTGCAGGATCTCACCATGCAGCACCTAGCCTGGAACTGTGAGGCCTTGACTCGCACTGAGGCCTGGTTGGCCCTGACGCCAGAGATGATGGAGGCCCTGCTGTCCCGTACAGATGTTGTGATTCAGAATGAATGGTCCCTGCTGAAAGCTCTGGACCAATGGGCTCATACCAATAAAATAAAGGAAGGCCACGTGGAAAAGATCCGCTTTCCTATGCTTTTGCCAGAGCAGCTGCTGGAGCTCCAGTTCAACCTGACCTTTTATGAGACTTATAAGAATATTTTCCAGAGGAAGATTATGGAGGCTCTTGAATTCCACACAGTGCCACTCAGATTCCTAGAGCAGTACAAGCTCCATGACCTCACAAGTGATTCACACATCCCTCGTTTTTACACTGAGCCCACTTGGAGCATGCACCTAAGCTATGACTTCTGGTTGCAGCAGTATTTTCTTGGATCCCAAGTCACCCAGCAACTTGAAACAAACAAGCACCCTAGCTTTCTTTTCAAGATGCAGAAGATAACCTGGGCCTTCAACTACCACAGCCCTGAACAAAGCCACCAAAATGGTACATGCTCTTCCTCAGACATTACCCCTGTTAGCTATCTTGCACTGGAAGGTTCTTCTGATGACACCATCCATTACAATAACAAAGCACTCTTGCTCTGCCAAAGTTCCTATATCGCAGGTATTGTCAGTTTTCAAAATGGTACGGCCGTGGTTCCCAATGCCACCTTCTTCCCATGCCCAACTCGCTACTCAGGTTTTATTGTTGTGGTGCGTCCTAGTTACAAGCTGAACACATAA